The proteins below come from a single Stomoxys calcitrans chromosome 1, idStoCalc2.1, whole genome shotgun sequence genomic window:
- the LOC106095823 gene encoding large ribosomal subunit protein eL18 produces the protein MGIDISHKYDRKVRRTEPKSQDVYLRLLVKLYRFLQRRTNKKFNRIVLKRLFMSKTNRPPMSLQRVARFFKAAKQPESTVVIVGTVTDDVRLLTVPKMTVCALHVTQTARERILKAGGQVITFDQLALKAPTGKNCLLLQGKRTARTACKHFGKAPGVPHSHTRPYVRSKGRKFERARGRRSSCGYKK, from the exons ATG GGTATTGATATTAGCCACAAATACGATCGTAAGGTTCGCAGAACCGAACCCAAATCCCAAGATGTTTATTTGCGCCTATTGGTCAAG tTGTATCGTTTCCTCCAACGCCGtaccaacaaaaaattcaacCGTATCGTATTGAAGCGCTTGTTTATGAGCAAAACCAATAGGCCACCCATGTCTTTGCAACGCGTTGCTCGTTTCTTCAAGGCAGCCAAACAGCCAGAATCCACCGTTGTTATTGTGGGAACCGTCACTGATGATGTTCgtctactcactgtccctaaaaTGACAGTCTGCGCTTTACATGTTACGCAGACGGCCAGGGAACGCATCTTGAAGGCTGGTGGACAAGTTATCACTTTCGATCAATTGGCTCTTAAGGCACCCACTGGCAAaaactgtttgttgttgcaagGTAAACGTACCGCCCGTACTGCATGCAAACATTTCGGAAAGGCACCCGGTGTACCTCATTCACACACTCGCCCATATGTCCGCTCCAAGGGACGTAAATTCGAGCGTGCTCGTGGTCGTCGTTCCAGCTGTGGCTACAAGAAGTAA
- the LOC106095852 gene encoding polycomb group RING finger protein 3 isoform X1 has protein sequence MERRVKLKSINPHITCKICGGYFIDATTVTECLHTFCKSCLVKHLEEKKTCPTCENVIHQSHPLQYISFDRTMQDIVYKLVPNLQEDEMRRERDFYKSRNMACPKDLPQNHEEDNEKVMEAHAESDFHRLDEQVNVCLECMSNNFKNLQRRFIRCSSQATITHLKKLVAKKILNGIDKYREIDILCNEELLGKDHTLKFVYVTRWRFRDPPLRLQFRPRVEL, from the exons ATGGAAAGAAGAGTGAAATTAAAGTCTATTAATCCCCATATAACATGTAAAATATGTGGTGGTTACTTTATAGATGCAACTACAGTGACTGAATGTTTACATACCt TCTGCAAAAGTTGCTTGGTAAAACATTTGGAAGAAAAGAAAACCTGTCCTACTTGCGAAAATGTCATTCACCAATCTCACCCGCTGCAGTATATTAGTTTTGATCGGACGATGCAGGATATTGTTTACaaacttgtgccaaatttgcaGGAGG atGAAATGCGTAGAGAACGCGATTTTTACAAAAGCCGGAATATGGCGTGTCCCAAAGATTTGCCTCAAAACCATGAAGAGGACAACGAAAAAGTTATGGAAGCACATGCAGAGTCCGATTTCCACAGATTAGATGAACAAGTTAATGTGTGCTTGGAATGTATGAGCAACAACTTCAAAAACTTGCAAAGACGATTTATACGTTGCAGCTCCCAGGCAACAATTACCCATCTCAAAAAGCTGGTAGCAAAGAAGATTTTAAATGGCATTGATAAATATCGAGAG ATCGACATATTGTGCAACGAAGAACTTCTCGGTAAGGATCACACATTAAAATTTGTCTACGTGACTCGTTGGCGCTTCCGCGATCCGCCTCTGCGCTTGCAGTTTCGTCCTAGGGTGGAGCTGTAA
- the LOC106095852 gene encoding polycomb group RING finger protein 3 isoform X2, protein MLAKDFVCKSCLVKHLEEKKTCPTCENVIHQSHPLQYISFDRTMQDIVYKLVPNLQEDEMRRERDFYKSRNMACPKDLPQNHEEDNEKVMEAHAESDFHRLDEQVNVCLECMSNNFKNLQRRFIRCSSQATITHLKKLVAKKILNGIDKYREIDILCNEELLGKDHTLKFVYVTRWRFRDPPLRLQFRPRVEL, encoded by the exons atgctggcaaaggattttg TCTGCAAAAGTTGCTTGGTAAAACATTTGGAAGAAAAGAAAACCTGTCCTACTTGCGAAAATGTCATTCACCAATCTCACCCGCTGCAGTATATTAGTTTTGATCGGACGATGCAGGATATTGTTTACaaacttgtgccaaatttgcaGGAGG atGAAATGCGTAGAGAACGCGATTTTTACAAAAGCCGGAATATGGCGTGTCCCAAAGATTTGCCTCAAAACCATGAAGAGGACAACGAAAAAGTTATGGAAGCACATGCAGAGTCCGATTTCCACAGATTAGATGAACAAGTTAATGTGTGCTTGGAATGTATGAGCAACAACTTCAAAAACTTGCAAAGACGATTTATACGTTGCAGCTCCCAGGCAACAATTACCCATCTCAAAAAGCTGGTAGCAAAGAAGATTTTAAATGGCATTGATAAATATCGAGAG ATCGACATATTGTGCAACGAAGAACTTCTCGGTAAGGATCACACATTAAAATTTGTCTACGTGACTCGTTGGCGCTTCCGCGATCCGCCTCTGCGCTTGCAGTTTCGTCCTAGGGTGGAGCTGTAA